A window of the Oryza brachyantha chromosome 5, ObraRS2, whole genome shotgun sequence genome harbors these coding sequences:
- the LOC121054414 gene encoding uncharacterized protein LOC121054414 — MQIMAVNKSLERTKCFVLLSKNKDQAELRRSHSECSNPIAADRQLVAGAVAAGGGGSDVETTTAVRCACCSVTEECTAAYIRRVRAAHCGYWVCGLCAEAVSERLRRRAPADGGATMEEALRSHMAVCRNFNSTTRLNPKLSLAGSMRDIARRSFNRRTSSSSSSPATCHDQLRVGKTMARTLSCQPRFLT; from the exons ATGCAGATCATGGCAGTAAACAAGAGCTTGGAACGAACAAAATGCTTCGTGCTGCTGTCCAAG AACAAGGATCAAGCTGAGCTGCGGCGATCACACTCGGAGTGCTCCAACCCCATTGCGGCGGATCGTCAGCTCGTCGCCGGAGCGGTGGCggcaggcggaggcggctccgacgtggagacgacgacggcggtgcgGTGCGCGTGCTGCAGCGTGACGGAGGAGTGCACGGCCGCCTACATCCGCCGCGTCCGGGCGGCGCACTGCGGCTACTGGGTGTGCGGCCTCTGCGCGGAGGCCGTCAGCGAGCGGCTGCGCCGCCGGGCgcccgccgacggcggcgccaccaTGGAGGAGGCGCTGCGTTCGCACATGGCGGTGTGCAGGAACTTCAACTCGACGACGAGGCTGAACCCAAAGCTCTCCCTCGCCGGCTCCATGAGGGACATTGCCAGGAGGAGCTTCAACCGgcggacgtcgtcgtcgtcgtcgtcgccggcgacgtgccACGACCAGCTCCGGGTTGGCAAAACGATGGCGAGGACACTCAGCTGCCAGCCAAGGTTCTTGACGTGA